From a region of the Impatiens glandulifera chromosome 4, dImpGla2.1, whole genome shotgun sequence genome:
- the LOC124934600 gene encoding aspartic proteinase CDR1-like yields the protein MEISIGTPPVMQWAILDIASDIVWTQCLKCVKCFKQTQPKFNPIKSSSYQPIRCGAKTCKQLGNDINCIGPSSNCKYRLEYRDDSYSFGELATETFKLGNTYLPGMVYGCSNYNVGLFEKTNAGIVGLGNGPHSLISRLNPSIGGKFSYCLTDPSKGNARSKINFGNNANVSSSSRGSISTPLVLMETPDFYYITLEAISIQNMRFPFTGVTKILSLKGNKFSAHKGNVMIDTGTTLTYLHDDMYYELEKELISSIQDRPIPSQSNLKLCYKNRKNFQFPTIIFHFSKGANLALQMKNTIIQDRGQSCLAILPTNDTLAILGNILQMDHMIGFDLMRRKVSFRLNYC from the coding sequence ATGGAGATTTCAATTGGCACACCACCTGTCATGCAATGGGCAATTCTTGACATTGCTAGCGACATCGTGTGGACTCAATGCCTGAAATGTGTCAAATGTTTCAAACAGACTCAACCCAAATTTAATCCGATAAAATCATCGTCTTATCAACCAATTCGATGTGGTGCAAAGACATGCAAACAATTGGGCAATGATATTAATTGTATTGGTCCATCGAGCAATTGCAAATATCGATTAGAATACCGAGACGACTCATACAGCTTCGGAGAACTGGCCACAGAAACTTTTAAATTGGGAAACACTTACCTCCCAGGAATGGTTTATGGGTGCTCAAATTACAACGTTGGCTTGTTCGAAAAAACCAATGCTGGCATTGTAGGGCTTGGAAATGGGCCACACTCATTAATTAGTCGGCTCAACCCTAGCATCGGTGGTAAATTCTCGTACTGCCTAACCGATCCTTCTAAAGGAAATGCAAGAAGCAAGATAAACTTCGGAAATAACGCAAATGTGTCTAGCTCTAGCAGGGGTTCAATCTCCACCCCGTTGGTCTTAATGGAAACTCCAGACTTTTATTACATAACATTGGAAGCTATCAGCATCCAAAATATGAGATTTCCCTTCACTGGAgtaactaaaatattatcattGAAAGGTAACAAGTTTAGTGCTCACAAGGGTAATGTCATGATAGACACGGGCACAACACTAACCTATTTGCATGATGATATGTACTATGAATTGGAAAAAGAACTAATAAGCAGTATTCAAGATAGGCCAATTCCTTCACAAAGCAATCTAAAACTTTGTTATAAGAACAGGAAGAACTTTCAATTTCCGACGATCATTTTCCATTTTTCGAAAGGTGCTAACTTGGCTTTGCAGATGAAAAATACTATCATTCAAGATAGAGGCCAATCGTGTCTTGCGATACTCCCAACTAATGATACTCTAGCTATACTGGGTAACATATTACAAATGGACCACATGATTGGATTTGATCTTATGAGACGAAAAGTTTCTTTTCGGCTAAATTATTGCTAA